In Picosynechococcus sp. PCC 7002, the following are encoded in one genomic region:
- the murG gene encoding undecaprenyldiphospho-muramoylpentapeptide beta-N-acetylglucosaminyltransferase, whose protein sequence is MTRILMAASGTGGHLFPALAVAEKLTDCEIEWLGVRDRLETDLVPNQYRRHAVTAKGLQGNPLQKLVNGLQLLASIFQTYKILGDRQIDLVFTTGGYIAAPAILAARLRRIPVILHESNVLPGKVTRLLGQYATAVIMGFQESAQYLPKAKTIHLGTPVRAEFLTPQPLELDIPGDRPLILAMGGSQGAVGINQLVRQCAGRWLEAGASIVHITGKNDPDVGQFQAENYLTLPFVENIAPLLQRADVVISRSGASALTELTITKTPAILIPYPYAAEDHQTLNAQVFAKHEAALLAPQAELTPESLTAMVLGLLEAPGKREAIAANVAALGMPESAEKIAYFLRTTLRL, encoded by the coding sequence GTGACCCGAATCTTGATGGCGGCCAGTGGCACCGGGGGACATCTCTTTCCGGCCCTGGCGGTGGCAGAAAAATTAACGGACTGTGAGATTGAATGGTTGGGGGTGCGCGATCGCCTCGAAACGGATTTAGTGCCTAATCAATATCGCCGTCACGCGGTCACGGCCAAGGGACTCCAGGGCAACCCCCTCCAAAAGCTAGTCAATGGTTTGCAGTTGCTCGCGTCTATTTTTCAAACCTACAAAATTTTAGGCGATCGCCAGATTGATCTTGTCTTTACCACCGGGGGATATATTGCCGCTCCGGCAATCCTGGCGGCGCGACTGCGACGAATTCCGGTGATCCTCCACGAGTCCAATGTACTTCCCGGTAAAGTGACCCGCCTGTTGGGGCAATATGCCACTGCTGTGATTATGGGCTTTCAGGAGTCGGCCCAATATCTACCCAAAGCAAAAACCATTCACCTCGGCACCCCAGTGCGAGCCGAATTTCTCACGCCCCAACCTCTAGAGTTGGATATTCCAGGCGATCGCCCCTTGATTTTGGCGATGGGAGGCTCCCAGGGGGCCGTGGGGATTAATCAATTGGTGCGTCAATGTGCGGGCCGCTGGCTCGAAGCCGGAGCCTCGATCGTTCATATCACCGGGAAAAACGACCCTGACGTTGGTCAGTTCCAAGCCGAAAACTATCTCACCTTGCCCTTTGTTGAGAATATTGCTCCCCTCCTGCAACGGGCGGACGTGGTGATTAGTCGCTCCGGGGCCAGCGCCCTGACGGAATTAACCATTACCAAAACGCCGGCCATTCTGATTCCCTATCCCTACGCCGCCGAGGATCACCAAACCCTCAATGCTCAGGTTTTTGCGAAACACGAAGCCGCACTGTTAGCGCCCCAGGCTGAATTAACGCCCGAATCCCTCACCGCGATGGTCTTGGGTCTATTGGAAGCACCGGGAAAACGGGAGGCGATCGCCGCCAATGTAGCTGCCCTAGGAATGCCAGAAAGTGCCGAGAAAATTGCTTATTTCCTGCGTACTACTCTGCGTTTGTAG
- a CDS encoding mechanosensitive ion channel family protein translates to MSEWFTLLAQVDPPENLPQRLLTDFTIQKILRAVLAIAIAYGTMALIQGTINWLSERVPRRLRLLIKQSIPFWKGLILILILAYLLNLFFNLSQNNLIALTGTIAVALGFAFKDYVSSIIAGAVALFEAPYRVGDRIKIGEHYGEVVGYGLRGIQLQTPDDNLVTIPHNKTWTEAVSNANSGQLEAQVATDFFFGHGVDVEQVIQILYQAAYSSKYTQLKLPIVVVMQEKMWGTQFKLRCYPMDARDEFIYKTDLIRRAKQAFAHQGLPYPRLVPQTVDAEE, encoded by the coding sequence ATGTCTGAATGGTTCACCCTCTTAGCCCAGGTTGACCCGCCTGAAAATTTACCCCAAAGACTTTTAACGGATTTCACGATCCAAAAAATCCTCCGGGCCGTGCTGGCGATCGCCATTGCCTACGGCACGATGGCCCTGATCCAAGGCACCATTAACTGGCTGTCGGAACGGGTGCCCCGGCGCTTGCGACTCTTGATTAAACAATCAATCCCCTTCTGGAAAGGCTTGATCCTAATTTTAATCCTCGCTTATCTGCTGAATTTGTTTTTTAATCTCTCCCAAAACAACCTCATCGCCCTAACCGGCACCATCGCCGTGGCCTTGGGTTTTGCCTTTAAGGATTATGTAAGCTCAATTATTGCCGGGGCCGTGGCCTTATTTGAAGCGCCCTATCGTGTTGGCGATCGCATTAAAATTGGCGAACATTATGGCGAGGTCGTTGGCTATGGATTGCGGGGGATTCAGCTCCAGACCCCCGACGATAACCTCGTCACCATTCCCCATAACAAAACCTGGACAGAGGCGGTTTCCAATGCCAATAGCGGCCAACTCGAAGCCCAGGTCGCCACGGACTTTTTCTTTGGCCATGGCGTTGATGTGGAGCAGGTGATCCAAATTCTCTACCAAGCGGCCTACAGCAGCAAATATACCCAGCTTAAGCTACCCATTGTGGTGGTGATGCAAGAAAAAATGTGGGGCACCCAATTCAAACTCCGTTGCTATCCCATGGATGCGAGGGACGAATTTATCTATAAAACAGATTTAATCCGTCGCGCGAAACAAGCCTTCGCCCACCAAGGTCTGCCTTACCCGAGGCTTGTGCCCCAAACCGTGGATGCAGAGGAGTAA
- a CDS encoding mechanosensitive ion channel family protein yields MRVTKFLYSHLFKIWRSPFFLFLSSCLLVISLSLGLQQPAGAIFGLPLPEADLGEVLPNNGQELIVDRCVYLDGHCIFKVAAPRSELSTRLNYIQTQLNRIKRVYDAENAPDIQVITVGSEGEANGDLENNIQIQVGDDESIRLMTVTRWDAQLSGEDIEGRTEQIIGQIESALDRAQLERTDTFLKQRVAIAIGVAVVALILEIFGRRWQRKLHKQQEREAEFPQGNTTLISIQLSQRQSNNLREVKVRLSQLLQGGAITAAIFINLGLFPQTRIAQVWLLGIFRYPLWLALIALVSYLLIRLSYALIAKFNQLLADGALEAFTFITQESNQRLELRVQTFSQVMRSVVTLIILVIALLVFFWSININIAPLLAGAGIIGLAVSFAAQNLLKDIINGFSIILEDQYAVGDVINVGSVTGLVENINLRITQIRDAEGRLITIPNGEVRIVANLSNQWSRADLNIPVPYETDVDFALKVLGEVAEQMYTDRDWRSRIIEAPLVLGVDNFNERGMVIKLWIKTLPLKQWEVSREFRRRVKIAFEKAGIIIPVFQSDVWLHGTDQPLEPPH; encoded by the coding sequence GTGAGAGTTACTAAATTTTTATATAGTCATTTATTCAAAATTTGGCGATCGCCTTTTTTCCTTTTCCTCTCCTCCTGCCTGCTGGTGATCAGCCTTAGCCTTGGATTGCAGCAACCAGCGGGGGCAATTTTTGGCCTACCCTTACCGGAAGCAGATCTAGGGGAGGTGTTGCCGAACAATGGTCAGGAGCTAATCGTCGATCGGTGTGTGTATTTGGATGGCCACTGTATTTTTAAGGTGGCGGCTCCCCGTTCGGAACTTTCGACACGGCTGAACTATATCCAAACCCAACTCAACCGGATTAAACGGGTATATGACGCGGAAAATGCCCCAGACATTCAAGTGATAACTGTTGGGTCTGAGGGGGAAGCGAACGGTGATCTAGAAAATAATATTCAAATCCAGGTGGGAGATGATGAATCCATCCGCTTGATGACCGTGACCCGCTGGGACGCACAACTGAGTGGCGAAGATATTGAAGGACGCACCGAGCAAATTATTGGTCAGATTGAAAGTGCCTTAGACCGGGCTCAGCTTGAACGAACGGACACATTTTTAAAACAGCGGGTGGCGATCGCCATTGGTGTTGCCGTGGTGGCCTTAATCCTAGAAATTTTCGGGCGGCGCTGGCAGCGTAAACTCCACAAACAACAGGAGCGGGAAGCAGAATTTCCCCAAGGCAATACGACCCTCATTTCAATTCAACTGAGCCAACGGCAAAGCAACAACCTCCGGGAAGTCAAAGTCCGTTTGAGCCAACTGCTTCAGGGAGGCGCGATTACCGCAGCCATTTTTATTAACTTGGGCTTATTTCCCCAAACGCGGATTGCCCAGGTTTGGCTGTTGGGCATTTTTAGATATCCTCTTTGGCTCGCCTTGATCGCCCTAGTGAGTTACTTATTGATCCGGCTGAGTTATGCGTTGATTGCCAAATTTAACCAACTCCTGGCCGATGGTGCCCTCGAAGCGTTTACCTTTATCACCCAAGAGTCGAACCAACGGCTAGAACTGCGGGTACAAACCTTTTCCCAGGTGATGCGTAGCGTCGTCACCCTGATTATTTTAGTGATTGCCCTGCTGGTCTTTTTTTGGTCGATTAATATCAATATCGCTCCCCTCCTTGCGGGGGCCGGGATCATTGGTTTGGCGGTGTCCTTTGCGGCTCAAAATTTACTCAAGGATATTATCAATGGTTTTTCGATTATCCTCGAAGACCAATACGCCGTTGGCGATGTGATTAATGTGGGCTCGGTGACGGGTTTAGTCGAAAATATCAACCTGCGCATTACCCAAATTCGGGACGCAGAAGGCCGCTTGATTACGATTCCCAATGGAGAAGTGCGGATCGTCGCTAATCTTTCAAATCAATGGTCACGGGCCGATCTCAATATTCCGGTGCCCTACGAAACAGATGTCGATTTTGCCCTCAAGGTGTTGGGGGAAGTGGCCGAACAAATGTATACGGATCGAGATTGGCGATCGCGCATTATTGAAGCCCCCTTAGTCCTGGGGGTGGATAATTTCAATGAGCGGGGCATGGTGATCAAGCTGTGGATCAAAACTTTGCCCCTAAAACAGTGGGAAGTGTCACGGGAATTTCGGCGACGGGTCAAAATTGCCTTTGAAAAAGCGGGAATCATTATTCCTGTCTTCCAGAGTGATGTGTGGCTCCACGGTACAGATCAGCCATTGGAGCCTCCCCATTAA
- a CDS encoding phosphate-starvation-inducible PsiE family protein — translation MLKLFKRYEKLMIQVLLAMMAIAIGLATLDFGWFLFQSIAAPPILLLNADQLLEVFSLFMLIIIGIELLESIINTYLSKGRPHFEVVLSVAIIAIARKVIILDIKTTDSVSLFGIAAIILSLTVGYYFMKQSHPEDGYSPDLDPTKDQKPPQ, via the coding sequence ATGCTCAAGCTCTTTAAACGCTACGAAAAACTAATGATTCAAGTTCTGCTGGCGATGATGGCGATCGCCATTGGCTTAGCAACCCTGGATTTTGGCTGGTTCCTGTTCCAAAGTATCGCCGCCCCCCCGATACTGTTGTTAAACGCCGACCAACTGCTAGAAGTTTTTAGTCTCTTTATGCTGATCATTATCGGCATCGAACTTTTAGAGAGCATTATCAATACCTATCTTTCTAAGGGACGCCCCCATTTTGAAGTGGTTTTATCCGTCGCCATTATTGCGATCGCCCGGAAGGTAATTATTCTAGACATCAAAACCACCGATAGCGTGAGTTTATTTGGCATTGCCGCAATTATTCTTTCCCTGACGGTGGGCTATTACTTCATGAAACAAAGCCACCCCGAAGATGGATATTCCCCCGACCTAGATCCGACCAAAGACCAGAAACCGCCCCAGTAG
- a CDS encoding GAF domain-containing sensor histidine kinase, producing MVSAALYDCLEFGISSPRLLTRLTAAIAQQLQVDWVCLRVDLSPSQSLTETWPTNLADVNLVLPQEFHPDICTYTDLRHTPYHALMAQGLEAIATVPLPAQQAQGYLWLGCQSQTLPQINTLEALRPPLQLALGILAQQNRIVNCQQYQQAQREIQQLIDEIQDTQKLFQAASTQLQTIFGVEQGGILLLKSANPLRQRQEPDPTDTLELKSSWSELPTQWSLQDCELCQVAWQKAPLVWVIADTTTHPWQSPLLGSPVRSLLFAPLMGGQLSSQHSQPVLGFVILAQRSPRQWLPEEIQTMASIAHQLGRTMIHHQALRQVQSLVEERTSQLKWSLEVQAKLSQQMRHQIQQLRHLNRLKDDFLSTVSHELNTPLATMKLAIKMLKQPGRSPEKQRTYLNILDQELNRESKLIHDLLQLQQAEASEFALKPQRLALGPALSELVQKFQDRWTPLKQLQFHLRFKPKALSTKLQFETDPEQFLNAMSELLTNAGKYATPKSNVTLSVEYLGRSPARIQIRLCNDGAAIHTEEQSQIFDKFRRGTGATAQAIPGTGLGLALVKTIVEHLEGSITVSSDPNPHRNDYRTCFLLDFPQAIAGF from the coding sequence ATGGTCTCCGCTGCCCTCTACGACTGCTTAGAATTTGGCATCTCATCCCCGCGCCTTTTAACCCGCCTAACGGCGGCGATCGCCCAGCAGTTACAGGTGGATTGGGTTTGTTTGAGGGTCGATTTAAGCCCATCCCAAAGCCTCACCGAGACCTGGCCCACGAACCTAGCCGATGTCAATCTTGTTCTACCCCAAGAATTTCATCCTGACATTTGCACCTATACCGATTTACGTCACACGCCTTACCACGCTCTGATGGCCCAGGGTCTGGAGGCGATCGCCACTGTGCCCCTCCCCGCACAGCAGGCCCAGGGTTATCTATGGCTCGGTTGTCAGTCCCAAACCTTACCCCAGATAAATACCCTTGAGGCACTCCGCCCACCGCTCCAGTTGGCCCTTGGAATCTTGGCCCAGCAAAACCGCATCGTCAACTGCCAACAGTACCAACAGGCCCAGCGGGAAATTCAGCAGCTCATTGATGAAATTCAGGACACACAAAAATTATTTCAGGCCGCCAGTACCCAACTCCAAACAATTTTCGGCGTCGAGCAGGGAGGTATCCTTTTACTCAAATCGGCAAATCCCCTCCGTCAACGACAGGAACCTGATCCGACGGATACTTTGGAGCTCAAGTCTAGCTGGTCTGAGCTGCCGACCCAATGGTCGCTCCAGGACTGTGAACTCTGTCAGGTGGCTTGGCAAAAAGCGCCTCTGGTGTGGGTGATCGCCGATACCACAACCCATCCCTGGCAATCTCCTCTCCTGGGATCCCCAGTTCGTAGCCTATTATTTGCTCCGTTAATGGGTGGGCAACTGTCTTCCCAGCACAGTCAACCAGTCTTAGGCTTTGTGATTTTGGCCCAGCGATCGCCCCGACAATGGCTCCCCGAAGAAATTCAAACCATGGCCAGCATTGCTCACCAATTGGGCCGTACGATGATCCACCACCAGGCCCTCCGGCAGGTGCAATCCCTGGTCGAAGAACGCACGAGTCAATTGAAATGGAGCCTTGAAGTCCAGGCGAAACTTAGTCAACAGATGCGGCACCAAATTCAACAACTGCGGCACCTTAATCGCTTGAAGGATGATTTTTTGAGTACTGTTAGTCATGAACTCAATACTCCCCTGGCAACGATGAAGCTGGCGATTAAAATGCTCAAACAACCGGGGCGATCGCCAGAAAAACAACGGACTTATTTAAACATTCTCGATCAAGAACTCAACCGAGAAAGCAAACTCATCCACGACCTGCTCCAGCTCCAACAGGCAGAGGCCAGTGAATTTGCCCTCAAACCCCAACGCCTCGCCCTCGGCCCGGCCCTCTCAGAGCTTGTGCAAAAATTCCAAGATCGCTGGACTCCCCTCAAACAACTCCAGTTTCACCTCCGGTTTAAGCCCAAGGCTCTCAGCACAAAATTGCAATTTGAGACGGATCCAGAACAATTTCTCAATGCCATGAGTGAACTCCTCACCAATGCCGGGAAATATGCCACCCCCAAGAGTAACGTTACCCTCAGCGTTGAATATTTGGGGCGATCGCCCGCCCGGATTCAAATTCGCCTTTGTAACGATGGGGCCGCCATCCACACCGAAGAACAATCCCAGATTTTTGATAAATTTCGTCGGGGCACCGGGGCCACAGCCCAGGCCATTCCTGGTACTGGTCTTGGTCTCGCCCTCGTGAAAACCATTGTTGAACATTTAGAAGGTAGCATTACCGTTTCTAGTGACCCCAATCCTCACCGCAATGATTACCGCACGTGCTTTCTATTGGATTTTCCCCAGGCGATCGCCGGGTTTTAA
- a CDS encoding endonuclease MutS2 encodes MTEIQAETLKLLEWQRLCQHLSTFAATKLGAIAAQHLVFPQSQADSEILLAQTVEMQALDGAVDNGVSFEGIGDISDALERATVGGLIAGKDLLLIATTLAGVRRLRRLVENAELELSQLTRLVEQVRTYPELEQDIHHCIDDRGDVTDRASPKLEGIRVKIKGAREQIYQTLQRIMQRHSGSIQEAVITQRGDRFVLPVKAGQKEQIPGIVHDISSTGSTLYIEPKGIVELGNRLRQAVKQEEREIEIVLRQLTEKVAEVVEDLEKLLAIATTLDLAMTRARYSLWLDGHPPKFIAPDQPTILRQLRHPLLVWQEKQEESLEVIPINVQIRPEIRVVAITGPNTGGKTVTLKTLGMAALMAKVGLFIPAIAPVEIPWFDQVLADIGDEQSLQQSLSTFSGHIRRVGRIIEALDQESQNNLVLLDEVGAGTDPTEGSALAIALLKYLADQTQLTVATTHYGELKALKYEDERFENASVEFDEYSLRPTYKLLWGIPGRSNALAIAQRLGLDAEIVETAQDLLGNTNTNVNEVIAALEAQRREQEQKAKEAEALLKQTERFYTEVSSKAADLQRREAELKLAQDQQVQAAIAEAKAEIAQVIRTLQKGQPTAQKAQVATEALGDIAASKMSQPKRKKPGYQPQLGEKIRISKLGQTAEVIELDPDNKTLVARFGVMKMSLDWTEIESLQGQKVEAEPKPKTPKKQAPPKAKTPETVTVRTTRNTIDIRGQRMHQAESSLEQAIANATAAGSQVIWIIHGKGTGKLREGVHEFLKYHPQIQRYELADQKEGGAGVTLAYFS; translated from the coding sequence TTGACTGAGATCCAAGCCGAAACCCTTAAACTTCTCGAATGGCAACGCCTGTGCCAACATTTATCGACCTTTGCCGCAACCAAGTTAGGGGCGATCGCCGCGCAGCATTTGGTTTTTCCCCAGAGCCAAGCAGACAGTGAGATTCTCCTGGCCCAAACCGTCGAAATGCAGGCCTTAGATGGAGCGGTGGACAACGGCGTTTCCTTTGAGGGGATTGGCGATATCAGTGATGCTCTGGAACGGGCGACCGTGGGAGGACTGATCGCGGGGAAAGATTTATTGCTCATTGCCACTACCCTGGCCGGAGTGCGTCGTTTGCGGCGCTTGGTGGAAAATGCGGAGTTAGAACTCTCCCAATTGACGCGCCTGGTGGAGCAGGTGCGCACCTACCCGGAATTGGAACAAGATATTCACCATTGCATCGATGACCGGGGAGATGTTACAGACCGAGCTAGCCCAAAGCTCGAAGGAATTCGCGTCAAAATTAAAGGGGCCAGGGAGCAGATTTACCAAACCTTGCAGCGGATCATGCAGCGGCACAGTGGCTCGATCCAGGAAGCGGTCATTACCCAACGGGGCGATCGCTTTGTGTTACCCGTTAAGGCAGGGCAAAAGGAACAAATTCCTGGCATCGTCCACGATATTTCCAGCACGGGCTCGACCCTTTACATCGAACCCAAGGGGATTGTGGAGCTGGGTAATCGCCTCCGCCAGGCTGTGAAACAAGAGGAGCGGGAAATTGAAATTGTCCTGCGTCAGCTCACCGAAAAAGTGGCCGAGGTAGTCGAGGATCTCGAAAAACTCCTGGCGATCGCCACCACCCTCGATCTCGCCATGACCCGCGCTCGCTATAGTCTTTGGCTCGATGGGCATCCGCCCAAATTTATCGCCCCCGATCAACCGACAATACTGCGGCAGTTGCGCCATCCTTTGCTGGTGTGGCAGGAGAAACAAGAAGAAAGCCTGGAAGTTATCCCGATCAATGTGCAAATTCGCCCAGAAATCCGCGTCGTGGCGATCACGGGCCCCAATACTGGCGGCAAAACTGTCACCTTAAAGACTCTGGGAATGGCCGCGCTCATGGCGAAGGTGGGCCTTTTTATCCCGGCGATCGCCCCGGTGGAAATCCCTTGGTTTGACCAGGTTTTAGCTGATATCGGCGATGAACAATCCCTCCAGCAGAGTTTATCGACTTTTTCTGGCCATATTCGCCGTGTAGGTCGGATTATTGAAGCTTTAGACCAGGAGAGTCAGAATAATCTTGTGCTCCTCGATGAGGTGGGGGCCGGCACCGATCCCACCGAAGGCAGCGCCCTGGCGATCGCCCTGTTGAAATATTTGGCAGACCAGACCCAGCTCACGGTGGCCACCACCCACTACGGGGAACTGAAGGCCCTAAAGTACGAGGATGAGCGCTTTGAAAATGCCTCGGTCGAATTTGATGAATATTCCCTCCGGCCCACCTACAAGTTGCTCTGGGGGATTCCGGGACGTTCCAATGCCTTGGCGATCGCCCAGCGTTTGGGCCTAGATGCGGAGATTGTGGAAACAGCCCAGGATCTGTTGGGGAATACTAATACCAATGTCAACGAGGTGATCGCCGCCCTCGAAGCCCAGCGCCGGGAACAGGAACAAAAAGCCAAGGAAGCCGAAGCTCTCCTCAAACAGACCGAACGGTTCTATACGGAAGTTTCCAGTAAAGCCGCCGATCTCCAACGCCGGGAAGCTGAACTCAAACTCGCCCAAGACCAACAGGTACAAGCGGCGATCGCCGAAGCTAAAGCCGAGATTGCCCAGGTAATTCGCACCTTACAAAAGGGCCAACCCACCGCCCAAAAAGCCCAGGTTGCCACCGAAGCCCTGGGGGACATTGCCGCCAGCAAAATGAGTCAACCCAAACGGAAAAAACCGGGTTATCAACCGCAATTGGGGGAAAAAATTCGCATTTCTAAGCTGGGACAAACCGCCGAGGTCATTGAACTAGACCCTGACAATAAAACCCTCGTCGCCCGTTTTGGGGTGATGAAAATGTCCCTCGATTGGACAGAAATTGAATCGCTCCAGGGCCAGAAAGTCGAGGCAGAGCCCAAGCCAAAAACCCCGAAAAAACAAGCGCCACCCAAAGCAAAAACACCTGAGACCGTGACGGTGCGCACCACCCGCAATACCATCGATATCCGGGGACAACGGATGCACCAAGCAGAAAGTAGCCTCGAACAGGCGATCGCCAATGCCACTGCTGCGGGTTCCCAGGTCATTTGGATTATCCACGGCAAAGGTACCGGCAAGCTCCGGGAAGGCGTCCATGAATTTTTGAAATACCATCCCCAAATTCAGCGCTACGAACTCGCCGATCAAAAAGAAGGGGGAGCTGGCGTCACCCTGGCCTATTTTTCCTAA
- a CDS encoding M16 family metallopeptidase: protein MFKGLFRRRLLASCLIAVISWQLSPAISWAQVPGVTPSIQPYLDQVIENITEFTLDNGLQFIVLEDRSAPVVSFVTYADVGGVDEPDGKTGVAHFLEHLAFKGSTNLGTTNYEAEKVLLDRLDRLFDQMQQAKEAGDMAQFETLETEFQQVQAEANEYVIQNAFGQVVEAAGGVGLNAATSADYTQYFYSFPSNKLELWMSLESERFLDPVFREFYKEREVILEERRMRTDNSPIGKMVEVFLDTAFSTHPYRRPVIGYDEDIRNLTRQDIKDFFAEHYTPDNLTIAIVGDVDPTQVKAMAEVYFGRFPKAAALEEPPLPVEPTQTETRSVTLELPSQPWYLEGYHAPQLTDPDYVVYQIIASILSNGRTSRLYKSLVEEQQVALNAEGFNGFPGEKYPNIMLLYALTAPGKTVDDVAAAFAAELERLKTEPVSPEELERVKTQARASLLRSLDSNMGMARLLATYEVQTGDWRELFTELDRIAAITAEDVQRVAQETFIPENRTVGKLLSAPTE, encoded by the coding sequence ATGTTTAAAGGGTTGTTCCGTCGTAGATTACTCGCCAGTTGCTTAATCGCCGTGATCAGTTGGCAACTTTCCCCCGCCATCAGTTGGGCCCAGGTTCCTGGTGTGACCCCCTCGATTCAACCCTACCTCGACCAAGTCATTGAAAATATCACCGAATTTACCCTCGACAATGGCCTGCAATTTATCGTGCTCGAAGACCGGAGCGCCCCCGTCGTTTCCTTTGTCACCTATGCTGATGTGGGCGGCGTCGATGAACCCGACGGCAAAACAGGGGTGGCCCACTTCCTCGAACACCTCGCCTTCAAGGGCAGCACAAACCTCGGCACCACCAACTACGAGGCCGAAAAAGTCCTATTAGATCGCCTTGATCGACTCTTTGACCAAATGCAGCAGGCCAAGGAAGCTGGCGACATGGCCCAGTTCGAGACCCTTGAAACCGAATTTCAGCAGGTGCAAGCAGAAGCCAACGAATATGTCATCCAAAATGCCTTTGGCCAAGTGGTTGAAGCCGCTGGGGGAGTCGGGTTAAATGCCGCCACGTCCGCCGACTATACCCAATATTTTTACAGTTTTCCTAGCAACAAATTAGAACTGTGGATGTCCCTCGAGTCGGAACGCTTTTTAGATCCTGTTTTTCGGGAATTTTATAAGGAGCGGGAGGTGATCCTCGAAGAACGGCGGATGCGCACGGATAATTCCCCCATCGGCAAAATGGTCGAAGTCTTTCTTGATACGGCCTTTTCGACCCACCCCTACCGTCGTCCGGTGATTGGTTATGACGAGGATATTCGTAATCTGACTCGCCAAGATATTAAGGATTTCTTTGCGGAACACTACACCCCCGATAACCTCACCATCGCCATTGTGGGAGATGTAGACCCCACCCAGGTCAAAGCCATGGCAGAGGTTTACTTTGGTCGTTTTCCCAAAGCGGCAGCCTTGGAGGAACCGCCGCTTCCTGTGGAGCCAACCCAAACAGAAACCCGTTCTGTCACCCTCGAACTGCCCAGCCAACCTTGGTACTTGGAAGGCTACCATGCGCCCCAGTTAACGGATCCAGACTATGTGGTGTACCAAATTATCGCTTCGATTCTCAGCAATGGCCGCACATCCCGTTTGTACAAATCCCTTGTGGAAGAACAACAGGTGGCCCTGAATGCGGAAGGGTTTAATGGTTTTCCCGGCGAAAAATATCCGAATATTATGTTGCTCTATGCCCTCACAGCTCCCGGAAAAACCGTAGATGATGTGGCTGCGGCCTTTGCGGCGGAATTGGAACGCTTGAAAACAGAGCCAGTGAGCCCTGAGGAGCTAGAGCGGGTAAAAACCCAAGCCCGGGCCAGTCTGTTGCGATCGCTAGATTCCAATATGGGGATGGCCCGTCTGTTGGCGACCTATGAAGTGCAAACGGGGGACTGGCGGGAGTTGTTCACGGAGCTAGACCGCATTGCTGCAATTACCGCAGAGGATGTGCAACGGGTTGCCCAGGAAACCTTCATCCCAGAAAATCGCACCGTTGGGAAGTTGTTGTCGGCACCGACGGAATAG